From Polyangium spumosum, a single genomic window includes:
- a CDS encoding hemolysin family protein yields MRRIGGSCQEAAIVTELLVIFALVLVNGVLAGAEIAVVALRGSRLDQLVAEKSSRARAVKNLRDNPERFLATVQIGITVIGALAGAFGGATFAEDIAPLVAGVPLLADHAEAVAIGVVVVLISYLSLVLGELVPKSLALRYAETYALNIAKPLLGLSFLTRPVVWFLTASSNVVLRLFGDRTTFTEARLSPAELQQLLGEATKAGSVDPRAGEIASRAFDLPELSAAQVMVPRTRMVSLSRDATIEDVRRVVAAHGHTRMPVYEEDLDHVIGYVNVKDVFMRATGEVSFTAKDVLRHAYFVGESVRAVALLEAMKKRRTQIAIVVDELGATSGMVTLEDLVEELVGDVFGEHEAPKPEIVCPEAEGTFLVLGSAPVHDVNRALGLDLPMEESFTTIAGLVLHLAQSIPAEGTKLTTEDGTGIEVVEATPQRVRKVRITPPAAPTEGER; encoded by the coding sequence GTGCGAAGGATCGGCGGGTCCTGTCAGGAGGCAGCCATCGTCACCGAGCTCCTCGTCATTTTTGCGCTCGTGCTGGTGAACGGCGTGCTCGCTGGGGCCGAGATTGCCGTCGTGGCGCTGCGTGGTTCGCGGCTCGATCAGCTCGTGGCCGAGAAGAGCTCGCGTGCGCGGGCCGTGAAGAACCTGCGCGACAACCCCGAGCGGTTCCTCGCCACGGTGCAGATTGGGATCACCGTGATCGGCGCGCTGGCGGGGGCGTTTGGCGGGGCCACGTTTGCGGAGGATATTGCGCCTTTGGTCGCGGGGGTGCCTTTGCTCGCGGATCATGCCGAGGCGGTCGCGATTGGCGTCGTGGTCGTGCTGATTTCGTATCTCTCGCTCGTGCTCGGGGAGCTCGTGCCCAAGTCGCTCGCGTTGCGGTATGCCGAGACGTATGCGCTGAACATCGCCAAGCCGCTGCTCGGGCTCTCCTTCCTCACGCGGCCGGTCGTGTGGTTCTTGACGGCGAGTTCGAATGTCGTGCTGCGGCTGTTCGGGGACAGGACGACGTTCACCGAGGCGCGGCTGTCGCCGGCCGAGCTGCAGCAGCTCCTCGGGGAGGCGACGAAGGCCGGCTCGGTGGATCCACGCGCGGGGGAGATCGCGTCACGCGCGTTCGATTTGCCCGAGCTCTCGGCCGCGCAGGTGATGGTGCCGCGTACGCGGATGGTGAGCTTGTCGCGGGACGCGACGATCGAGGACGTGCGACGGGTCGTCGCCGCGCATGGGCATACGCGGATGCCCGTGTATGAAGAGGATCTGGATCACGTGATCGGGTACGTGAACGTGAAGGACGTGTTCATGCGCGCCACCGGGGAGGTGTCCTTCACGGCGAAGGACGTGCTGCGGCATGCTTACTTCGTGGGGGAGAGCGTGCGCGCGGTCGCGCTGCTCGAGGCGATGAAGAAGCGGCGGACGCAGATCGCGATCGTGGTCGATGAGCTCGGGGCGACGAGCGGGATGGTGACGCTGGAGGATCTCGTCGAGGAGCTCGTGGGGGATGTGTTCGGTGAGCACGAGGCGCCGAAGCCGGAGATCGTGTGCCCCGAGGCGGAGGGGACGTTCCTCGTGCTGGGCAGCGCGCCGGTGCACGACGTGAATCGCGCGCTCGGGCTCGATTTGCCGATGGAGGAGAGCTTCACGACGATCGCGGGGCTCGTGCTGCACCTGGCCCAGAGTATCCCCGCGGAAGGGACGAAGTTGACGACGGAGGACGGGACGGGGATCGAGGTCGTGGAGG
- a CDS encoding restriction endonuclease, with amino-acid sequence MKVYSAVILNALVDALRTIYWFQNDLRSFLTRAGVPADVLGALPWGPGTYKRIIAQRLVDQLAGEPAVGMPILNGIIDSVVEMDEDMPHLVRLDDGKKKADDARRAVRALKDLLGRETIAERADRARREARTEAERSRVARIQRQRDLKALNDRFLALSMIPDDAASKRRRGFQFQELLRDLFALHDMDPRGSMARPGEQIDGSIVFDGSFLVVEAKWEAKPIEPKDVRDFQGKVQTKLDNTLGLFVSMSGFTDYAVEEAARSGRIYAVLMDGSDLAQVFQGLVDLTELLRRKLRHAAEYGRAMYHVGDD; translated from the coding sequence ATGAAGGTCTACTCCGCCGTTATCCTAAACGCGCTGGTCGACGCTTTACGAACAATATACTGGTTCCAAAACGACCTACGCTCGTTCCTCACGCGGGCGGGGGTCCCCGCAGATGTTTTGGGGGCGCTTCCCTGGGGCCCCGGAACCTACAAGCGCATCATTGCCCAGCGTCTCGTCGATCAACTTGCAGGCGAGCCGGCGGTCGGCATGCCCATCCTCAACGGGATTATCGATTCCGTTGTCGAGATGGATGAGGACATGCCACACCTCGTGCGGCTCGACGATGGGAAGAAGAAGGCTGATGACGCGCGCCGAGCTGTCCGCGCGCTCAAGGACCTCTTGGGGCGGGAGACCATCGCAGAGCGAGCCGATCGCGCGCGTCGCGAAGCACGAACTGAGGCGGAGCGCTCGCGGGTGGCTCGCATACAGCGGCAAAGAGATTTGAAGGCGCTCAACGACAGGTTTCTAGCATTGAGCATGATCCCTGACGATGCGGCGAGCAAGCGGCGACGTGGCTTTCAATTTCAGGAACTGCTCCGGGACTTGTTTGCCCTTCACGACATGGATCCTCGCGGCTCGATGGCTCGGCCCGGTGAACAAATTGATGGCAGTATCGTCTTTGACGGCTCGTTTCTAGTCGTCGAAGCCAAGTGGGAGGCAAAGCCTATTGAGCCGAAGGACGTACGGGATTTTCAAGGAAAGGTGCAGACCAAGCTCGACAACACGTTGGGCCTATTCGTATCAATGAGTGGATTTACTGATTATGCGGTTGAAGAGGCCGCGCGGAGCGGCCGAATCTACGCTGTTCTCATGGACGGGTCCGACCTTGCGCAGGTGTTCCAGGGTCTCGTAGACCTTACGGAGCTGCTGCGGCGCAAATTGCGCCACGCGGCTGAATACGGTCGCGCGATGTACCACGTAGG